One genomic segment of Desulfovibrio sp. UCD-KL4C includes these proteins:
- a CDS encoding pyridoxamine 5'-phosphate oxidase family protein produces the protein MSNEKEKIATCLELIRSNNILVLSTHDGPEPHSSLMTYASSADGSEIYMVSRKNSRKWMNIERNPNVSLLIDDRDLKLEKRNSEIKALTISGEHIHVTSHSERTEIIKLISDKNPNIASLFSGPECEIIRIKTNSFQLLDGPEKIFTTDKLT, from the coding sequence ATGTCAAATGAAAAAGAGAAAATCGCAACCTGCCTAGAACTGATCAGAAGCAACAATATTCTGGTGCTCTCTACACATGATGGTCCGGAGCCGCATTCCTCGCTTATGACTTATGCCAGTTCGGCAGACGGCTCTGAAATATATATGGTCAGCCGCAAAAACAGCAGAAAATGGATGAATATTGAAAGGAATCCAAATGTAAGCCTGCTTATTGATGACCGGGACTTAAAGCTTGAAAAACGCAATTCTGAAATAAAAGCTCTGACTATATCCGGTGAACATATCCACGTCACATCTCACAGTGAACGGACTGAGATTATAAAACTTATTTCTGATAAGAATCCGAACATAGCCTCCCTCTTCTCCGGGCCTGAATGTGAAATTATCAGAATAAAAACAAATTCTTTTCAACTACTTGATGGCCCTGAAAAAATTTTTACGACCGACAAACTCACTTAA
- the acs gene encoding acetate--CoA ligase — MSEKSIENLITEQRTFDPPADMQNQAFIKSIEQYDEIFVKAAKDPEEFWAKRARNLLHWNRDFRETLASDSEKHEYSWFKGGRINAAYNCLDRHLTAGRRNKAALIWQGEPEEDVLVFTYQMLHRKVCRFANVLTKMGVSKGDRIAIYLPMVPEQVIAMLACARIGAVHSIVFAGFSAISLQSRILDCNAKVLITSDGVLRNGKTIPLKKNVDEALLSCPSIEQVIIVQRTGNKIDFIEGRDTWWHEEMAAEDILDCCAPVPLNSNDPLFILYTSGSTGKPKGIVHTVGGYLTCVTHTSQWVFDLKEDDVHWCTADLGWITGHSYTVYGPLALGATTFMYEGVPTYPKPDRYWNIINKFGVNIFYTTPTVMRALMREGKQWTEKFDMSSLRILGTVGEPINPEVWMWYHKHIGKNKLPLLDTWWQTETGGIIISPLPYATKLKPGSATKPLPGISVAVLRSDGTPAEVNEGGHLVITEPWPGMLHAINNDQKRYSRTYFERFQGMYETGDEARIDEDGFIWIMGRLDDIMNVSGHRLGTTEIESALIAHPDVTEAAVVGIPHEVKGQAIYAYVTLRDGLDEDDEAGNTLRDWVRKEIGPVAVPEVIQFSRGLPKTRSGKIMRRILRQIATGENDFGDTSTLSDSSVINHLIEGQKVLFE; from the coding sequence ATGAGTGAAAAATCCATTGAAAATTTGATCACGGAACAGAGAACTTTTGACCCGCCTGCCGATATGCAAAATCAGGCTTTTATCAAAAGTATAGAACAATATGATGAAATATTCGTAAAGGCAGCAAAAGATCCCGAAGAATTCTGGGCTAAAAGAGCGCGGAACCTGCTCCACTGGAATCGTGATTTTCGGGAAACTCTAGCTTCTGACTCTGAAAAACATGAATACAGCTGGTTCAAGGGCGGAAGGATTAACGCAGCATACAATTGCCTCGACCGTCACCTAACAGCCGGACGAAGAAATAAAGCGGCACTTATATGGCAAGGTGAACCTGAAGAAGATGTGCTTGTCTTCACATACCAGATGCTGCACCGCAAAGTATGCAGATTTGCCAATGTGCTAACGAAAATGGGTGTCAGCAAAGGCGACCGAATTGCAATTTACCTGCCCATGGTCCCAGAGCAGGTTATAGCCATGCTCGCCTGCGCACGCATCGGAGCTGTACACTCCATAGTTTTTGCAGGATTTTCAGCAATCAGCCTACAAAGCCGTATTCTTGATTGCAATGCCAAGGTTCTGATCACAAGCGACGGAGTCCTAAGAAACGGTAAAACAATTCCCCTGAAAAAGAATGTGGATGAAGCTTTACTTTCATGCCCGTCAATTGAGCAAGTCATTATTGTTCAAAGAACCGGTAATAAAATCGACTTTATTGAAGGCAGAGACACATGGTGGCATGAAGAAATGGCGGCCGAAGACATCCTTGATTGCTGCGCTCCTGTTCCGCTTAATTCAAACGATCCGCTTTTCATTCTTTATACCTCCGGCAGCACGGGTAAACCCAAAGGAATAGTTCATACTGTCGGTGGATATCTTACCTGCGTTACACATACCTCTCAGTGGGTTTTCGACCTCAAAGAAGATGATGTTCATTGGTGCACTGCGGACCTTGGATGGATTACAGGGCACAGTTATACTGTATACGGCCCGCTTGCTCTCGGAGCCACCACTTTTATGTATGAAGGAGTCCCGACCTATCCAAAGCCTGACAGATACTGGAATATAATCAACAAGTTCGGCGTAAACATTTTCTACACCACTCCTACAGTCATGCGTGCTCTTATGAGGGAAGGAAAACAGTGGACAGAAAAATTCGACATGTCATCCCTTAGAATTCTAGGAACAGTAGGTGAACCTATCAACCCTGAAGTGTGGATGTGGTATCACAAGCATATAGGTAAAAATAAACTGCCTCTGCTAGACACATGGTGGCAGACCGAAACCGGAGGTATCATTATATCTCCCCTCCCCTACGCGACTAAGCTTAAGCCGGGGTCCGCGACAAAACCGCTGCCCGGAATAAGCGTGGCTGTTCTGCGCAGTGACGGCACTCCTGCAGAAGTTAACGAAGGAGGACACCTCGTAATCACAGAGCCATGGCCTGGAATGCTGCATGCTATAAACAACGACCAGAAAAGATATAGCCGGACATACTTCGAGCGTTTCCAAGGCATGTATGAAACAGGTGACGAAGCAAGAATTGATGAAGACGGCTTCATCTGGATTATGGGCAGGCTAGACGATATTATGAATGTATCTGGCCATAGACTGGGAACTACAGAAATTGAATCCGCACTTATTGCTCATCCCGATGTAACTGAAGCGGCAGTGGTCGGTATACCTCACGAAGTTAAGGGGCAAGCTATCTACGCATATGTAACCCTGCGGGACGGTCTTGATGAGGATGATGAGGCAGGCAACACTCTTCGTGACTGGGTACGTAAAGAAATCGGCCCCGTCGCAGTTCCGGAAGTTATTCAATTCTCCAGAGGACTTCCCAAAACCCGTTCCGGTAAAATTATGCGTAGAATTCTTCGCCAGATTGCCACTGGAGAAAACGACTTCGGAGATACATCAACACTCTCCGACTCTTCTGTGATAAACCATCTTATTGAAGGACAAAAAGTTCTATTTGAATAA
- a CDS encoding bifunctional acetate--CoA ligase family protein/GNAT family N-acetyltransferase, with product MSVVNLEFLFQPRSVAVIGATNEPGNPGNILMRNLMGGGFLGPVMPVSTDAEAISGVLTYKDVEGLPKIPDLAIICRPLKECPELLMKLRKRGVKAATLIGPGFSEMSEEDRSKLSKELLKAANSPQMRILGPKSLGFINPSLNLNASIAPLPAKAGKIAFVSQSDSFIPTVLDWAHTNDIGFSHVISMGSRIDLSFGDVLDYLGSDSYTRSILLYIESINDARDFMSAARAASRNKPVLVIRPGLAIQQVTQELAQLGSSMSARVDEVYDVAFRRAGMLRVQTIDGLFDAAQTLASLRQPVRGNRLAVLANGASAGLTAADGLVRRGGKLAKISDETIEKLDKLLAGRWGKSNPVNVGFDTSGETYLEAVKILIKDKGVDAVLIVNVPFSGVSGVETAEILAKGLKKIRRMVLTAWLGSGMSRKARKVFSFAGIPTYESADQAVRAFMYMAEYQRNQELLTETPDSLPSDFFPDTTSAREIVRKALAEGRETLNEPESHRVLASYGIPVVETRIAVSAREAVIAAGELGCPVALKIRSPQISQPYDVGGVVLDLESPEKVWESAATMLTRVNRQRPDAYIEGFIVQKMGRRSRAHELFISASVDPTFGPMIHFGHGGMTREVVRDQAISLVPLNMSLAREIISRTHIFRLLFGTPTQPPVDIEDLCLTLIQVSQLFIDIPQIAHLDINPLYADDSGVLALGAKIRIAECGENCPELAIRPYPRELEECVVLRDSRQVTLRPIRPEDEPAHYTFLEQVSDEDMRMRFFGVVRRNFDHKDMSRFTQINYDREMAFIATAIGPKGTPETLGVVRTSTKPDNSEAEFAILVRSDLKGTGLGSMLFHKIIRYTRERGTHWLVGQTLFENKAMQGLSRKFGFEISENYEEDLVEMRLDCTKKPEKKK from the coding sequence ATGAGTGTTGTTAATCTGGAGTTCCTTTTTCAGCCTAGATCCGTAGCCGTTATCGGGGCTACCAATGAACCTGGTAATCCAGGCAATATTCTTATGCGTAATCTCATGGGCGGCGGTTTCCTCGGCCCTGTTATGCCAGTAAGCACAGATGCGGAAGCAATCTCAGGAGTTCTTACATATAAGGATGTGGAAGGACTGCCTAAGATTCCTGATCTGGCTATTATCTGCCGCCCGCTTAAGGAATGCCCTGAATTGCTCATGAAGTTGCGCAAAAGAGGTGTAAAAGCGGCGACTTTGATTGGTCCCGGATTTAGCGAAATGAGTGAAGAGGATAGAAGTAAGCTCAGTAAAGAACTTCTAAAAGCAGCAAATTCTCCGCAGATGCGAATTCTGGGGCCGAAAAGTCTCGGCTTTATTAACCCTTCATTAAATTTGAATGCCAGTATAGCTCCTCTCCCTGCCAAAGCCGGAAAGATCGCATTTGTTTCGCAGTCTGACAGTTTTATACCTACAGTTCTTGACTGGGCACATACCAATGATATCGGATTTTCTCATGTTATTTCTATGGGCAGCAGGATAGATCTGTCTTTCGGAGATGTGCTTGATTATCTCGGCTCTGATTCTTATACCCGCTCTATTCTGCTCTATATTGAGTCTATTAACGATGCCAGAGACTTTATGTCAGCCGCCAGAGCCGCTTCACGCAATAAGCCTGTGCTGGTAATCCGGCCCGGTCTTGCCATTCAGCAGGTCACACAGGAACTCGCTCAACTTGGTAGTTCTATGAGCGCGCGTGTTGATGAAGTTTACGATGTGGCTTTTCGCCGTGCTGGGATGTTGCGGGTCCAGACTATTGATGGGCTGTTTGATGCTGCCCAGACTCTTGCCAGTCTCCGTCAGCCGGTCCGTGGCAACAGATTGGCAGTTCTTGCGAATGGAGCAAGCGCAGGACTGACAGCCGCAGACGGTCTCGTCAGGCGTGGTGGCAAGCTTGCTAAAATTTCAGATGAGACAATAGAGAAGCTTGATAAGCTTTTGGCAGGAAGATGGGGGAAATCAAATCCGGTCAATGTGGGTTTTGATACATCCGGCGAGACATATCTTGAAGCTGTAAAGATTCTTATTAAAGACAAGGGTGTGGATGCTGTTTTAATTGTAAATGTTCCCTTTTCAGGCGTTTCGGGTGTTGAAACAGCTGAAATACTGGCCAAAGGTCTAAAAAAGATCAGGCGTATGGTTTTGACGGCGTGGCTTGGGTCCGGTATGTCCCGTAAGGCTAGAAAAGTTTTTTCTTTTGCCGGAATACCGACCTATGAAAGCGCAGATCAAGCTGTGCGTGCATTTATGTATATGGCTGAGTATCAGCGAAATCAGGAGCTTTTGACTGAAACTCCTGACTCACTTCCATCTGACTTTTTCCCTGACACCACCTCTGCGCGTGAGATTGTCCGTAAAGCTCTTGCAGAGGGCCGCGAGACTCTAAATGAGCCGGAATCACATCGCGTTCTTGCTTCTTACGGTATCCCGGTGGTTGAAACCAGAATAGCTGTTTCAGCGCGTGAAGCCGTTATTGCCGCTGGCGAATTAGGCTGTCCTGTCGCACTTAAAATTCGCTCTCCGCAAATCAGCCAGCCTTATGATGTTGGGGGAGTTGTCCTTGACCTTGAAAGCCCTGAAAAGGTTTGGGAATCAGCAGCGACTATGTTGACCCGTGTGAACAGGCAAAGACCTGATGCTTACATTGAAGGGTTTATTGTTCAGAAAATGGGTAGAAGATCCAGAGCACACGAATTATTTATTTCAGCATCAGTTGATCCGACTTTCGGGCCTATGATTCATTTCGGACATGGCGGAATGACCAGAGAAGTCGTTCGTGATCAGGCTATATCATTAGTTCCCCTTAATATGAGTCTTGCCCGTGAAATTATCAGCCGGACTCATATTTTCAGATTGCTTTTCGGAACTCCGACTCAGCCGCCTGTGGATATTGAAGATCTTTGTCTGACGCTGATTCAGGTTTCCCAGCTTTTTATAGATATCCCGCAAATTGCGCATCTAGATATTAATCCGCTTTATGCCGATGACTCCGGGGTGCTTGCTCTGGGCGCAAAAATAAGGATTGCCGAATGCGGAGAGAATTGCCCTGAGCTTGCAATCAGGCCTTACCCTAGAGAACTTGAAGAATGTGTGGTGCTGCGTGACAGTCGTCAGGTAACACTGCGGCCCATAAGACCGGAAGATGAGCCGGCTCATTATACTTTTTTAGAGCAGGTCTCAGACGAGGACATGCGGATGCGCTTTTTTGGTGTGGTCCGTAGAAATTTTGATCATAAAGACATGTCCCGTTTCACTCAGATTAATTATGACCGTGAAATGGCTTTTATTGCTACAGCCATAGGCCCGAAAGGGACTCCTGAAACTCTCGGTGTTGTGCGTACTTCAACCAAACCGGATAACTCTGAGGCCGAATTTGCAATACTTGTCAGGTCTGATCTTAAAGGAACTGGTCTTGGCAGTATGCTTTTCCACAAAATTATTCGCTATACCCGTGAACGGGGAACTCATTGGCTGGTTGGGCAGACTTTGTTTGAAAATAAAGCCATGCAGGGATTATCGCGTAAATTCGGGTTTGAAATAAGTGAAAACTACGAAGAGGATCTGGTAGAAATGAGACTTGATTGTACTAAAAAGCCAGAAAAGAAGAAGTAA
- a CDS encoding C69 family dipeptidase — protein sequence MKKLLLTFVVGAILLAAYPASACTTTITGKKASADGSVMVSHSDDGLGDGRLIYVPAMDHKKGSMRAVYYDACSLGYKPEWGATETHRIVSKERGPGYNTPGDPSSVPIGFIPQVKHTYAYFDANYAIMNEHQLSIGECTDKAKVEPEPASGKRLFYSSELSRVALERCTKARDAVKLMGKLIDKYGYYGTGETLLVADPDEGWVMEMCGYDEEGTNGVWVAQRVPDDSFFVAANQFRIREVRKHTRDMMYSKNIFSAAKEKGWWSPKEGKLDWTKVYGDGEYHHPYYSLRRVWRAQSLVAPSKKLSAWVKGPMTKEYPFAIKPDNKLSVENIFSIHRDNYEGTEFDLTKGMASGPFNNPNRFEGQAEATSGNDEALTPLKGAFERPLNIYRCVYAYVNQSRKGLPDTIGGLTWFGPDRPATACLMPFYAGVNNLPAPLQQADILKFSHNSMWTAFNYVANYAMLKYSYMIKDIKAVRDNYEAEAFGKQAEIEKTALGLIKNKKLAEAKQMLTKYCDTNAQNILKDWWKLSETLYIKYNDGYLNTSAGVGTPVFYPAWWLKKVGYEQGPLTYTKQPGEH from the coding sequence ATGAAAAAACTTCTGCTGACCTTTGTGGTTGGAGCAATTCTGCTTGCAGCATATCCTGCATCAGCATGCACAACCACTATCACAGGTAAAAAAGCATCTGCTGACGGCTCAGTGATGGTTTCGCATTCCGACGACGGGCTTGGAGATGGGCGGCTTATATATGTTCCTGCAATGGATCATAAAAAAGGAAGCATGCGTGCCGTATACTACGACGCTTGCTCTTTGGGATATAAGCCGGAATGGGGGGCAACTGAAACTCACAGGATTGTATCAAAAGAACGTGGCCCCGGTTATAACACTCCAGGCGATCCTTCAAGCGTACCCATTGGATTTATTCCTCAGGTCAAACACACCTACGCATATTTTGATGCCAACTACGCCATTATGAACGAGCACCAGCTTTCCATCGGTGAATGTACCGATAAGGCTAAAGTCGAACCTGAACCAGCCTCCGGCAAACGTTTATTTTATTCATCTGAACTCTCACGGGTTGCTTTGGAGCGATGCACAAAAGCACGTGACGCTGTAAAGCTCATGGGAAAACTTATCGATAAGTACGGCTATTATGGAACAGGAGAAACACTACTTGTTGCAGATCCCGATGAAGGGTGGGTTATGGAAATGTGCGGCTATGATGAAGAAGGAACAAACGGCGTATGGGTTGCTCAGCGCGTTCCGGATGACAGTTTTTTTGTTGCCGCAAACCAGTTCCGCATCCGTGAAGTACGCAAACACACGCGCGACATGATGTATTCCAAAAACATCTTTTCAGCTGCAAAAGAAAAAGGCTGGTGGTCTCCTAAAGAAGGAAAACTGGACTGGACTAAAGTCTATGGTGACGGAGAATATCACCACCCCTATTACTCCCTACGAAGAGTCTGGAGAGCACAGTCTCTGGTTGCTCCATCCAAAAAACTTTCTGCATGGGTGAAAGGACCGATGACGAAGGAATATCCATTCGCCATTAAACCGGATAACAAACTCAGCGTCGAAAATATTTTCTCTATTCACAGAGATAACTATGAAGGAACAGAATTCGACCTGACCAAAGGCATGGCATCTGGCCCTTTCAATAATCCTAACAGATTTGAAGGACAGGCCGAAGCTACCTCCGGCAACGATGAAGCTCTCACTCCGCTCAAAGGAGCATTTGAACGTCCACTTAACATTTACAGATGTGTTTATGCTTACGTAAACCAGTCCCGCAAAGGATTACCGGACACTATCGGCGGACTCACATGGTTCGGACCTGACCGTCCGGCAACTGCCTGCCTGATGCCTTTTTACGCAGGGGTAAACAACCTGCCAGCCCCGCTCCAGCAGGCTGACATTCTTAAATTCAGCCACAACAGCATGTGGACAGCGTTTAACTATGTAGCTAATTATGCAATGCTCAAATATTCTTATATGATAAAAGATATTAAGGCTGTGCGTGATAACTATGAAGCGGAAGCATTCGGCAAACAGGCTGAAATTGAAAAAACGGCACTTGGTCTTATCAAAAATAAAAAATTGGCTGAAGCAAAACAGATGCTCACAAAATATTGTGATACCAATGCTCAGAATATTTTAAAAGATTGGTGGAAGCTATCTGAAACCCTCTACATCAAATATAATGACGGTTATCTTAACACTTCAGCCGGGGTTGGCACTCCTGTCTTCTATCCGGCGTGGTGGCTGAAGAAAGTCGGATATGAACAAGGCCCGCTGACCTACACCAAACAACCCGGCGAACATTAA
- a CDS encoding carbonic anhydrase yields MRKLFTIFSTLILILSTTVISSAQNGTAVPAQPLLDADQAFVLLKEGNLRFVKGSSVYPNQTSYQRKVLALKGERPFATVVTGADSRVDPVLIFDRGLGDLYTVRSAGNVAGTDTLASVEYSMITLETPFLVIMGHTRSSIIKAAVDKVTVKGYLLQLVGKLDPAIKMTKLMYPSLKGKDLVDKVAETNVRQVLRDILGHCPAVLEKVRSGKAQVMGAIYDTDTGVVKWLGP; encoded by the coding sequence TTGAGAAAATTGTTTACAATTTTTAGTACATTGATCCTGATCTTATCAACAACAGTAATCAGTTCTGCCCAAAACGGCACTGCTGTTCCTGCCCAGCCGTTACTTGATGCAGATCAGGCTTTTGTTCTTTTAAAAGAGGGTAATTTGCGGTTTGTGAAAGGCTCCAGCGTTTATCCAAATCAAACTTCGTATCAGCGGAAGGTGCTGGCTCTGAAAGGGGAGCGGCCATTTGCAACCGTTGTTACAGGGGCAGATTCCAGAGTTGATCCGGTCTTGATTTTTGATCGCGGCCTTGGTGATTTATATACGGTAAGAAGCGCGGGTAATGTGGCCGGAACAGATACGCTGGCCTCTGTAGAGTATTCAATGATTACACTCGAAACACCGTTTCTAGTCATCATGGGACATACAAGGAGCAGTATTATCAAAGCTGCAGTGGATAAAGTGACTGTAAAGGGATATCTGTTGCAATTGGTTGGTAAACTTGATCCGGCTATAAAAATGACCAAGCTTATGTATCCTTCGCTAAAAGGAAAGGATTTGGTGGACAAGGTTGCTGAAACAAATGTAAGGCAGGTTTTACGTGATATTTTAGGTCATTGCCCCGCAGTTCTTGAAAAAGTCAGGTCCGGTAAGGCACAGGTTATGGGTGCAATTTATGATACGGATACAGGCGTCGTTAAATGGCTTGGACCTTAG
- a CDS encoding sigma-54 dependent transcriptional regulator yields the protein MTKNILIVDDEDGIRYSLRGVLEDEGFSVSEAESGEAALQTLSEEMPDLIFLDIWLPGMDGLEVLERIKKEWDWLPVVMISGHGNIETAVSAIKKGAFDFIEKPLSLEKVIITAEKAVEFSRLQSENKALRTRIETEQPAKLTGHSETIVHMREVIGQVAPTEAWVLITGENGTGKEIVARSLHSQSLRKDKPLVAVNCAAIPEELIESELFGHEKGAFTGAEKAQEGKFELADSGTLFLDEIGDMSLKTQAKILRILQEQCFERVGGRKTINVNVRVIAATNKDLFQEIKNGNFREDLYYRLKVFPLEIAPLRERAEDIKLLIEEFITRLNRQHGLKPLTFTDTALKMLTEYAWPGNVRELKNFVERMLIMFGGKEVGPENLPPEIVYGAQAERTEQNHQTPQIPEGQLDFKKARADFEAQFLEAKLKEFKGSVSKLADAIGLERSSLYRKLKSYDIQTD from the coding sequence ATGACAAAAAACATACTCATTGTCGATGATGAAGACGGTATCAGATATTCCTTAAGAGGCGTTTTAGAAGACGAAGGCTTTTCTGTCAGCGAAGCTGAAAGCGGTGAAGCGGCATTGCAAACTTTATCTGAAGAAATGCCTGATCTTATTTTTCTTGACATTTGGCTGCCCGGTATGGATGGACTTGAAGTTCTGGAGCGCATAAAAAAAGAATGGGACTGGTTGCCTGTTGTTATGATTTCAGGCCACGGAAATATTGAAACCGCCGTATCTGCAATTAAAAAAGGTGCATTTGATTTTATTGAAAAACCGCTTTCACTGGAAAAAGTTATTATCACAGCTGAAAAAGCAGTAGAATTTTCAAGATTACAATCTGAGAACAAAGCCCTACGAACCAGAATTGAAACTGAACAGCCCGCAAAGTTAACCGGACACTCAGAAACAATTGTCCACATGCGCGAAGTTATCGGACAAGTTGCCCCGACGGAAGCGTGGGTTCTTATCACCGGAGAGAATGGAACCGGTAAGGAAATAGTCGCCCGCTCACTTCATTCACAAAGCCTTCGCAAAGACAAACCACTAGTGGCTGTAAACTGCGCAGCAATACCGGAAGAACTTATCGAGTCAGAACTGTTCGGTCACGAAAAAGGTGCTTTCACCGGAGCTGAAAAAGCGCAGGAAGGAAAATTTGAACTAGCAGATTCTGGAACGCTCTTCCTTGACGAAATTGGTGATATGAGCCTTAAAACACAGGCAAAAATACTTCGAATTCTTCAAGAGCAATGTTTTGAAAGAGTAGGTGGTCGTAAAACAATAAACGTTAATGTCCGCGTTATAGCGGCAACAAACAAAGATCTTTTTCAAGAAATTAAAAACGGTAATTTCCGTGAAGATTTATATTACAGACTGAAAGTTTTTCCACTGGAAATTGCACCGTTAAGAGAAAGAGCTGAAGACATTAAGCTCCTTATTGAAGAATTCATCACAAGGCTAAACAGACAACACGGTTTAAAACCGTTAACATTTACAGACACTGCATTAAAAATGCTGACTGAGTACGCATGGCCTGGCAATGTTCGTGAACTCAAAAATTTTGTTGAACGGATGCTTATCATGTTCGGAGGCAAGGAAGTCGGCCCGGAGAATCTGCCGCCGGAAATTGTATACGGAGCACAAGCTGAAAGAACTGAGCAGAATCACCAGACTCCTCAAATTCCAGAAGGACAACTGGATTTCAAAAAAGCACGTGCTGATTTTGAAGCCCAATTCCTTGAAGCAAAACTGAAAGAATTCAAAGGCAGTGTATCAAAATTGGCAGACGCCATTGGTCTTGAGAGAAGTTCATTATATCGTAAGCTTAAATCTTACGACATCCAAACGGATTAA
- a CDS encoding HD domain-containing phosphohydrolase, protein MPSYPIKTESSNRTLRILIVEDEAIVALDIKARLQILGYTVIGVASNGIAAIEIALQQSPDLILMDIMLEGDLDGIDTARAINDENSIPVIYITAYADDETLKRAKITEPFGYIIKPFEDRELSLTIEMALYKHKAESSIKESRRWLETTFNSIGDAVITTNQHGTIKSANKTAAIMLGYSEKELCTKNFNTEINMVDCSTLNPLNLLIDFKKKSEKTISIDNIALKTKLKFIPVSVNISRIKDRNTLMGTVVVMRDISQIKESEMALKNSLKQLRRAFDETVSSLAIMSEKRDPYTSGHQERVAELATRIAAKLRLPVEQINCVRIAGLLHDIGKISIPAEILSKPTRLTDLEMNLVKIHPEAGYEILKGISFPWPVAKIVLQHHERLNGTGYPKGLTKNFILPESKIIAVADVVEAMSSHRPYRPALGFTKAIAEIVKGRGIVYDADVVDACISIIEHETFSFAQ, encoded by the coding sequence ATGCCTTCTTATCCAATAAAGACAGAATCGAGCAATAGAACACTGCGAATTCTTATCGTAGAAGATGAAGCGATTGTCGCCCTTGATATAAAAGCAAGACTTCAAATCTTAGGTTACACGGTAATAGGTGTTGCTTCCAATGGAATCGCCGCCATTGAAATCGCTTTACAACAATCTCCTGATCTTATTTTGATGGATATAATGCTTGAAGGAGATTTGGACGGCATAGACACAGCCCGAGCAATCAATGATGAAAATTCAATTCCAGTTATTTATATTACCGCCTACGCTGACGACGAAACGCTGAAACGAGCCAAAATCACAGAACCTTTCGGTTACATAATCAAACCCTTCGAGGACAGAGAGCTTAGCCTAACAATTGAAATGGCTCTTTATAAGCACAAAGCGGAAAGTTCTATTAAAGAAAGTCGTCGCTGGCTTGAAACTACATTCAACAGCATTGGTGACGCAGTTATCACGACAAATCAGCATGGAACAATCAAATCAGCTAATAAAACGGCAGCTATTATGCTTGGATATTCTGAGAAAGAGCTCTGCACAAAAAATTTCAATACAGAAATTAATATGGTTGATTGCAGCACATTAAATCCTTTGAATCTTTTAATTGATTTCAAAAAAAAATCTGAAAAAACAATATCAATTGATAATATTGCCCTTAAAACAAAGCTTAAATTTATTCCTGTTTCAGTAAATATTTCCAGGATTAAAGATAGAAATACACTTATGGGTACTGTTGTTGTCATGCGGGATATATCCCAAATCAAAGAAAGTGAAATGGCATTAAAAAACAGCCTTAAACAATTACGGCGGGCATTTGACGAAACGGTCTCATCTCTTGCTATCATGTCAGAAAAACGGGACCCTTATACATCCGGCCATCAGGAAAGAGTTGCGGAACTGGCCACCAGAATAGCGGCGAAACTTCGTTTACCGGTAGAACAAATTAATTGCGTTAGAATTGCTGGACTTCTCCACGATATAGGAAAAATTTCTATACCTGCTGAAATTTTATCTAAGCCTACAAGACTTACTGATTTGGAAATGAATTTAGTTAAAATTCATCCTGAAGCCGGTTATGAAATTCTTAAAGGGATATCTTTCCCATGGCCTGTTGCAAAAATAGTACTGCAGCACCACGAAAGGCTTAACGGGACAGGATATCCCAAAGGTTTGACAAAAAATTTTATACTGCCGGAATCAAAAATAATCGCAGTTGCGGATGTTGTTGAAGCAATGAGTTCGCACAGACCATACCGTCCAGCTCTCGGATTTACTAAAGCTATTGCAGAAATTGTAAAAGGGCGCGGAATTGTTTATGATGCTGATGTTGTAGATGCCTGCATAAGTATTATTGAACACGAAACTTTTTCATTCGCCCAATAA